In Anaerolineae bacterium, the DNA window TCCGTCCCCCGAAAGGAGAATGGCGATGTCCACATCACTGCGAGGGGTGAAATCCCCCCGGGCAAAGGACCCAAAGAGCACCACCTCTCGGACCCGTGGATGCTCCCGCCGGATGCGGGCCGCGATGTCTCAAGATGCTCCCGGAGCGCCTCCGCGTCCACCGAGAGAATCTCCACACCATCGCAGGATTGCCTCCGCAGCGAGGGCTGCCTCCTGGGCCATCTCCTCGTCAAAATACTCAAACGGAGCCCCTTCCGGGAATCCGTTCGGATATCGGGCCTCCAGATAGTAGCGGGTTAGGGCACGGGCGAAGGCGTAGAACTCACCGGGCACTTCGTAAGATTCCCTCAGTCCCCGAAGCAAAGCCAGAA includes these proteins:
- a CDS encoding nucleotidyltransferase domain-containing protein; translation: MRREHPRVREVVLFGSFARGDFTPRSDVDIAILLSGDG
- a CDS encoding HEPN domain-containing protein is translated as MPLLPFTQQGYKVAGDYEWACLAAQRAAEKVLKALYEQQGLEVRGHSILALLRGLRESYEVPGEFYAFARALTRYYLEARYPNGFPEGAPFEYFDEEMAQEAALAAEAILRWCGDSLGGRGGAPGAS